The DNA window TGATCCTATATTGTCATGTTAAAACCAAATAATTCTAGATAATAGTATCCCGATCCTGATAAACATTACTACTTAGGCCTTGTTCGTGAGACGATcgaaaagttttagcgtgtcatatcagatatacggatacacatttgaagtattaaacgtaatctaataataaaacaaattacagattccgcctgtaaactacaagacaaatttattaaacctaattaattcaccattaataaatatttgctgtagcaccatattgtcaaatcatgacgcaattagacGATTCGTCtagcaatttacacacaatctgtataattagttttttatatattttataattcatgtatgtgttcaaatattcaatgtgacagggtgaaaagtttttatttgggaattaaacagggccttaagACAAATCACACTCGTTCACGGATCCAACCAAAGCAACAAAATCACTAACCGTGTTGATCTCGCGTGAACATCGATCAGGTAAGCACAAGGGACACGTGTGACGCGTTGAACCCATGGACGAGCAAACCGTAGAGCCAAGCGTGGCCAATCAACCAGGTCCTCTCCCTGTGGCGCATGAAACGTCCATCACAGAGTCCGGAATTGGTATTCCGCACACGAGAGCCAAGTCCGGCACGCGGATTCCACGCACCGGCTTTGGCCGTAGCTTGAAGCACACAGCAAGCAGAAAGAAGTAGACAATTCCTCCTCGCACCACAAGACCCGGGGCCCCTTCCCTTCCGTCCCACGAACGCAACCAGATGCCCAACTTGGCAACAAGTGTACGTGCCCAGGCCAAATCGAAGAGGCACGTAGCAAATCCCAATGCTCGGTGCTGCAATGCGTTGGCAAATCCTTTCGTGCACATCTCTTCCCCATCCTTCCTCCCAAACCTTCTCTATACTTTAATCCCAAAAGCaatcaaatattttaagattttaaccGTTCAATTCCGTGGGTTGAGCAGGCTGCAAACAGCTAATGTAAGAGCAGCAaacaagtactactactaccaagTTGGCAGTTTTGTTACTGCTACTAGTACCATGGGTCATGGCTCTACTTGGCTTGATACTACGTCAGGGAGAAAACATCATCCGCTGTCTACGTGGCCAGGAAGCATCAATCAACAAGAGAAAAAGGTAGGACCGGATGCACGTTTGCGCCCACTTGTTAGGCAATGTACGTATCAGCCAATTCTATCTACATCTTGATCAAGCAACGGAACCACGAGCGAGAAACAGCAAGTAATTGTGatataatttactctttttcCATATATAAGCATTAGCTACCAAGAATTATGAGTTGCTACAACTAATTAAGCTTTACCAGATCAATACCAAACTCACTCACCaaatggaaaatgaaaaaatggaaaaagagCGCGAATTAATTAAGTGACCGATTTGGTGACGGCAATAATGTCGCGGCATCCCCTGGTCTAACGCCAGGCGGAGGCGACGGTGACCACGCGCCCCATCCATCCGAGCCGGAGCACGCCGTTCTCCGCCTTGACGGCGAACCCTGCCGCGACGGGGCCCTGCCGGGCCAACACCTGGTCAGCAATGCCCGGTCCGAGCGCCACCGGCCGGAATCCCGCCATGCCGAACCGGGAGCGCCACTTGCCGAACACCTCGCACCGCTCCAGCCGGTCGGCGCCTTCCCTGGCCACCGCGTTCGCCGCCCTCCCGCCCAGCGCCGCCTCAGCACGCGCCCTCTCCGCGCTCTCCCGGGGGATCGTGGCGTCCAGCGACTCCAGGATGGCCCCGTAGTGCGCGCACGCGTCGGTGAAGCGCGTGGTCAGCGGGGCCGTGTTGGAGTTCAGCTCCTGCTCCACGAGGGCCACCACCTGCGGGCCGAGGGCGCGCACCCGCCGGAGGATCTCGTCGCGCGGGTTCGCCGGCGAGACGCTCTCGTCGGGGACGTGGGAGAGCGCGAACGCCAGGTTGACAGCCAGCGCCTCCCCGGCCTCGCACCCCAGCTTGGATGCTTCTATCTCCCCTGCTCTGCAGCTCACCATTTTGAACCGGTAATCTATGCCCGCTCGCTCGGCGAGCTTCTGGAGGTGGAGTGTTGCTGTTACAGACTGCGTGAATGGTGAGGCGGGatcggtgacggcggtgacCTTCAGGGAGGTTCCGGGCAACCGGCGAGCAGCGAGGCACCTGATGAGGTCGGCGTGCTGCGGGGCACTGACGTCGAAGTCCACCAGGTGTATGGCGCGGTGGtcgccgacggcgtcgacgatgGCCACGTTTGCAGCGTGGAGGGCGAGGCGGAAGCACGGGGATATGTCGTGGAGGAGTTGGGACCCGGCGCGCGTCTCGCCGCCGCAGATGTCCGGGACTGAGGCGGTCTGACCAATGCGGGAGGACAACGCCGCCACCATCATAGCAACCAGCCGCTGCTCCACGTCGCCGCGTGAGTTCGCCGCGCGCTTGAGGGCGGTCAGATGAGTGGCCGCCGTTTCATTGTGTCCGTCGGCGATGGCAGCCGCCGCCTCGGAGAGTAGTTGCCGCGACGTGGTGGCCGAGGTCGGCGGCGAACAGGAAGCCGAGGAAGACGCCGTGGAGGTGGACGAGTTCGAGGGCGACCGCGTCATACCCACGGCGTTATTGTTGTTGTTCGGGGTCGTCGCCGCAGTAAGTGggggcgacggcgccgcggtgATGGAGTTGAGTTGCTCCTCCCACTCGGACCCGGTGACCGCGGAGCCGGTCCCGCTCATCGCGGCCTCCACCTCATCGTCGTCTCCGAGAAGCTGCTTCTCGAGCTCCTGCAGGATGGACAggtcgctcgtcgccggcgctggAGGCAGCGCCCTCGCCGTTCCAAAGGCCTGAACCTGTGGCGAGGACGCCATGTATGTcacctgctgctgccgctgcagcTGTGGCTGCATGAGCGGCATCGCCACCGCCCTGGACGCGGTGGTGATGGACGAcagcgtcgacgacggcgatccgAAGGCCCCTCCCATGCTGGACCCGGATAGAACCAGAGGCTGGGACGGTGGCCCGCCTAGAACAGCCGCGATATCCGCCGAGGTGAGCGGCGAgacggccgccgacgccgcggccgtgCGCTGCCTCACGGTTCGCAGGtacagctgctgctgcatcgcAATCTGTCGCTGCtgatgctggtgctgctgcCACCTCTCCATGTCGCCGAGGCTCCTCTTGAGCaccccgccggccgcggccgcgtcggaGCGCTGCTGCATCGGCATCTGCACCGCCGATCCGACGCCATACAGGTACCCCTGGCGCGGATCGCGCCACGGCGCGCCTGGCTCCATGCAAGGAGGTGAGggacggagaggagggaggcgacggcgacgacgagacgaatctaccgaggaggaggaggaggaggggaggctaGGAGAGGAATACCGCTAGGCTAGCTCCAAATGCTATATGGCTCCCAGCCTCCACCAGCTAAAAACCGGTGCCATTCAATTGCTTGTGCTAATAAAACGCCCTCATTATACGCTTccgaaacaaaagaaaaagaaaccccGCCGTTTCGTTCCGGACCCGACACCGCCACTCCCACTGACGGCGTGGGCCACAGGCGTCGAGGAATTGGTGGGCTTCACTTCCCTTCACCCGCCTTGCGTTTATCGGGAGAGGCGTTATGGCGGGGCCCGCTCGCTGCTGAAAATAAATGCGCGGGCAAGCGAGGCGAATGGCGTGTGCCAGGGAATGGAAACGGagacggaggggaggaggaggggttatGGCTCGCGTCGCGTCACgcaattcccccccccccccccccccccccaacccactTTTcgagcggcgaggaggcgaggcaACAAGGCTAGACTGGGAGTCTGCGAGAGGGACCTGGCTACGGCTGGCCTCGCCACCGCCCctgttggtttttcttttctacaaATTCCCCCCGGTTTCAACTTACGTTTCCAGCCGCGTGTGTTTCGCAAGCAACGGCGCCAAGGTGAAGGTTCACCGGTGGGACCAGACTTGTGCCGCCACGCAGCAAAGCCACGGTCAGGTGGGCCCGGATGCGATTTCCCGAACTCGTAGCAGAGTCCTCCTCATGTTCCGACTAAccatactagtactagtatttcACGAGGTTAAGTAGTATTTTCACGGAAAGATTGGTAGGGTTATGCAAAAGTCGCTTTCAAAACCTTTGGTAGGACCCGGCGACGTTGGGCAGTCACCAGGCCGCGCGACGCGAGCGATCCTGCTACTGCTAGCATCAATCGACGAAGATGCCCCTAACCAGATTACGTGATCCACCGAGATGTGGAGGAACAATAGGATAAAACGAGGGCAATCCCGTCATATCGCGTGCGAATTTTCTTTTCCGACTCGGCGGTGTGCGCGGGAGAAGGTTGCTTGCATGGGGTGCGTTTGGAATTAGTTAGGAAACCGAAATATCCACCCAACAACCCCGTACCCACCTTTCTGCGCCCAAACCCTGCTTCTCTCTTCTGTAGCTCTCTGTATGTTCATACCACTTCTCCAAACAGTACGAATCAGGCTTCAGCTTTATTAATTTAAGTGCCTAACAAGTCAACTGCCATAGTATTTCCATGTGTCGCATGGTTGCGTGGGTATAATAACAATACAGAGAATCATGCATAAAGTTTActggtagattttttttagagagaagATATGCATActcctaaaaatatatatatagctttgcGTAGTGCTCACATTGCAAAACCTCTCTTGTCATGAAAAAATGCCTCCATTGCTGGCCAAAGGACGGCCCCTTTTTTCCTTGTGAATAGCGTAGATGGCTAATTAGCATGAGCTGACAGCTAAAACAGGCTTCATACTCTTGGTAAGCGGTCACGTCTTCAAAATCATCCATTCCTAATGCACAACTGAAACCCAAAAGGTCCACTTGTAAAATTGGAGTTTCTTTTGGAAGAATATAATAAGGCTTTGCCTCACTGGACTGTATTTTAATCGATCCCCTATCATTATTCTGTGAATCTATTCCAATCAACTCTTAAGGATACAATAAGACTAATTTGATTGTTATCTTGGTGATGATACTTTCCTGATTTTATCTCCTTATACACCATGTTCAATTGTTCATGAGTATTTGTGTGCCATTTAGTAGCATAAAAACCAAGAGATATGATCTGATATACAGATTATATTAATTGTACTTTTTCTCAGTCATATTAAAAGGGTTCTTGGTTTTGGCCTTTCTTCATGAAACATATTTCCACAAATCTTCCAGGTGTCATTCACGGTGTcggaataaaaattaaatatttcatccgtttcataatataaaactttctagcattgcacacatttatatatatgttaatgaatctagatatatatgtgtgactagattcattagcatttaTATAAAAGtaggcaatactagaaagtcttataactgGAGGGAATTCCAAACTACTATTCATAGTATTGAATTGTCTTTAGCTCATATCACATCTTCTCAAATATAATGTTTATGCAGGTCGAAAGAGGAGACATGGAAGGTCATATCTGATAGAGATAACTTGCATAATGATTTAAGAACATATTTGGTGTTGCACGACATTAGCACTGTCTATcgatgacaaagttaaaaatattagataCTCTGTTAAATTTAGATTTATACTTGGATATAAATGCGTGCTATGTACAATCGGTATAGATAGTAGTTGTCTTTACTAGGTTATAGCCCTTACAACATTGGTATCCTAGTGTATTTGAGTATACGAatcaaatataacttttaaggGAGTACCTATATATGCAAAAGGATTTTCAGTAAAGCCCTACTAACTCGTTTGGTTGGAAGGAATTGGTAGTATGAAATGAGAATTTGAGGGGTGGGGGCTGTTAAGTGGTTGGTGGACGCAGGAGTTCTACAAGCTAGGGGTTGGGAAGAGAAGTTTAAGAGGAAACTTCTAAATTTTAAATACCGGGGTATGGGTTCGTAATTAGGAGAGAAATTGTCTTCTAAGTATGACTAGATAAATCTAAGCTATACAATTCAATTTTCACTTGAATTTCTCGTAAATCTCATCTTTACTACTGTATCAAATAAGAGACTGGAAGTAAAAAATTAAACTCCCATGACTAGTATCTCTACCAATTATCTCTtataaactcccaatccctttgTTGTATGTTTCTTAAAAAGGTcatatatgattttattcatGAATTGTTTTTAGCCAGAAAGAATTGAATGTGCTATTATGCCCCCCTAAACTTGTCACTTTATCAGTGGCACTGCGCCACTGCCCCCCATAAATTCATGCCGATACATTAttctaaaaaagaagaagtcttaggttgTCTTGTTTCAAGATGAAATCTTCAAGTATGAACCAGTATCTTAGAAATTTCAACACAAGGACCACACATTCCTCTTTCTGTGATTGTGTGAACGATTGTTATTTCAGCTTATTTCACGTTTTCTCCTCGTGTTACTTGAAGAATAGCGATAGGTCGTCGCAATTTGCAGACCATATGGACGGAGTACGACCGTAAAACCTTTCGTACTCACACACACGTCCACACAGCAAGGTTGAAGCATAAAATCCAGGGACAGACATACGGTCGGCCCTGGTTGACACGTGTGAGCCAACAAATCCGAATGTTCCGGGCCAAACACGCTTGACCGGCACCACCACCGAGAGAACCCGGACAGGAGAAGCGCCACTGAGCGGTGGGTCCATTCACGTGGACCCCGGAATCCTTGGGTATCTTTTCCGTCGATGCAAAGCCGGGGAGGTCAACATCTCCGTCTCTGTTGTGTAGCACCGGCTGAGAGGCCCCCGGCTACCCCACCTGGTTCACGTTCCAAAGTCATCACCTGCACTCCAGGGCTAAAATGCTAGGTGCACCAGTGCAGCAAGGTGGTACTAGTCAAAACTTAAATCTGTTGTTTATACATCTTGGAGCCAGAAAAAAATTCAGCAAAATGGagtaataaaaaattttaaaattgggCAGTGACCCAGTAGATCATCcagcattttaaaaaaatattattacacTTGAGTATAGGTAACCAAGCTGGCAAGCTCTGTAGTGGATAAAACTAGCTG is part of the Oryza glaberrima chromosome 4, OglaRS2, whole genome shotgun sequence genome and encodes:
- the LOC127772294 gene encoding scarecrow-like protein 8, producing the protein MEPGAPWRDPRQGYLYGVGSAVQMPMQQRSDAAAAGGVLKRSLGDMERWQQHQHQQRQIAMQQQLYLRTVRQRTAAASAAVSPLTSADIAAVLGGPPSQPLVLSGSSMGGAFGSPSSTLSSITTASRAVAMPLMQPQLQRQQQVTYMASSPQVQAFGTARALPPAPATSDLSILQELEKQLLGDDDEVEAAMSGTGSAVTGSEWEEQLNSITAAPSPPLTAATTPNNNNNAVGMTRSPSNSSTSTASSSASCSPPTSATTSRQLLSEAAAAIADGHNETAATHLTALKRAANSRGDVEQRLVAMMVAALSSRIGQTASVPDICGGETRAGSQLLHDISPCFRLALHAANVAIVDAVGDHRAIHLVDFDVSAPQHADLIRCLAARRLPGTSLKVTAVTDPASPFTQSVTATLHLQKLAERAGIDYRFKMVSCRAGEIEASKLGCEAGEALAVNLAFALSHVPDESVSPANPRDEILRRVRALGPQVVALVEQELNSNTAPLTTRFTDACAHYGAILESLDATIPRESAERARAEAALGGRAANAVAREGADRLERCEVFGKWRSRFGMAGFRPVALGPGIADQVLARQGPVAAGFAVKAENGVLRLGWMGRVVTVASAWR